The Fortiea contorta PCC 7126 genome has a segment encoding these proteins:
- a CDS encoding alpha/beta fold hydrolase, translated as MSFIKVRGIEHYYEWVKKPSGVSIKPVMVFIHGWAGSARYWKNTADNLADQFDCLLYDMRGFGRSGGQPTIAQASESVVESSSPLAESAAMAVLTYELAEYADDLVALLNELQLERVYIHAHSMGASIATLFLNCYPQRVERGILACSGIFEYDEKAFNDFHKFGGYVVKFRPRWLGKIPFADRLFMARFLHRPIPNAERQAFLQDFLEADYDAALGTIFTSVSKVQAELMPVEFAKLTVPTLLVAGEYDKIIPAEMGRQAAALSRKVEFVMIPNTAHFPMLEDPATYLRLVREFLQN; from the coding sequence ATGTCTTTCATTAAAGTTCGTGGTATTGAACATTATTATGAGTGGGTAAAAAAACCATCTGGCGTCTCAATTAAGCCAGTCATGGTTTTTATTCATGGTTGGGCTGGTTCAGCTCGGTACTGGAAAAATACCGCTGATAATTTAGCAGACCAGTTTGATTGTTTGCTTTATGATATGCGGGGGTTTGGGCGCTCTGGGGGTCAGCCAACCATCGCCCAGGCTAGTGAATCTGTTGTTGAATCCTCATCGCCCCTAGCAGAATCGGCGGCGATGGCAGTGCTAACTTATGAATTAGCAGAATACGCTGATGACTTGGTAGCATTATTAAATGAGTTGCAATTAGAGCGCGTTTATATTCATGCTCATTCAATGGGTGCATCAATTGCTACTTTGTTCCTCAACTGCTATCCCCAACGGGTAGAACGAGGAATTTTGGCTTGCAGTGGGATTTTTGAGTATGACGAAAAAGCCTTTAACGACTTTCATAAATTTGGTGGCTATGTAGTTAAGTTTCGTCCGCGCTGGTTAGGAAAGATACCATTTGCGGATCGCCTGTTCATGGCGAGATTTTTGCACCGTCCCATACCAAATGCAGAACGCCAAGCTTTTTTACAAGATTTTCTGGAAGCAGATTACGATGCTGCTTTAGGCACAATTTTTACCTCTGTCAGTAAGGTGCAAGCGGAGTTAATGCCTGTGGAATTTGCCAAACTGACAGTGCCAACACTGCTTGTTGCGGGGGAGTATGACAAAATTATACCAGCCGAGATGGGGCGTCAAGCCGCAGCTTTGAGTCGCAAAGTCGAGTTTGTGATGATTCCCAATACAGCACATTTCCCCATGTTAGAAGATCCAGCAACTTACCTGCGATTAGTGCGAGAATTTTTACAAAATTAA
- a CDS encoding STAS domain-containing protein encodes MERIPILQMGDFLLVTIQVDMHDRLAMTLQDDLTNRITQTQAHGVLIDISALEIVDSFIGRILGNIAKMSRVLDAETVVVGMQPAVAITLVELGLSLTGIRTALNIKKGMAVLRSSLNQTTNQITANKWRAPNDAED; translated from the coding sequence ATGGAGCGTATTCCCATACTACAAATGGGCGATTTCCTGCTTGTGACAATCCAGGTGGATATGCACGATCGCCTCGCCATGACACTACAAGATGACCTCACCAACCGCATCACTCAAACTCAAGCTCACGGTGTCCTGATAGATATTTCTGCTTTAGAAATTGTTGATTCCTTCATTGGTAGGATTTTAGGTAACATTGCCAAAATGTCGCGGGTGCTGGATGCAGAAACAGTCGTCGTAGGGATGCAGCCCGCTGTGGCCATCACCCTAGTGGAATTGGGGCTATCGCTGACGGGTATTCGTACTGCTCTCAATATCAAAAAAGGTATGGCAGTATTGCGATCATCACTCAATCAAACCACAAATCAAATCACTGCCAATAAATGGCGTGCTCCTAACGATGCAGAAGACTGA
- a CDS encoding anti-sigma regulatory factor, giving the protein MQKTETVNIQSSGDVVFIRQAVRRLSVEIGFGLVDQTKIVTAASELARNTLDYGGGGTATLETLQEGRRRGLRLTFEDQGPGIPNIELALKDGFTTGGGLGMGLGGAKRLANEFEIQSVVGEGTRVTIVRWK; this is encoded by the coding sequence ATGCAGAAGACTGAAACAGTCAACATTCAATCTTCTGGTGATGTAGTTTTCATTCGCCAAGCCGTGCGTCGGCTGTCCGTAGAAATTGGCTTTGGCTTAGTAGACCAAACAAAAATTGTCACTGCAGCTAGTGAGTTAGCCCGCAATACCCTAGACTATGGGGGAGGCGGGACAGCAACGCTAGAAACACTTCAAGAAGGGCGACGACGAGGACTCAGGCTCACTTTTGAAGATCAAGGGCCGGGAATTCCTAATATTGAACTGGCGCTGAAGGATGGGTTCACCACAGGGGGTGGGTTAGGTATGGGGTTAGGCGGTGCTAAACGACTTGCCAACGAGTTTGAGATTCAGTCTGTGGTGGGAGAAGGAACACGAGTAACAATTGTAAGATGGAAATAA
- a CDS encoding ATP-binding SpoIIE family protein phosphatase, with amino-acid sequence MQESIAIAITESSQTGEARRVAIALATRLGFQETERGKVGIVVTEIASNLIQHGHGGVLLLRAIQHHSVVGIEILSLDKGRGMVDVDECLQDGFSTAGTLGHGLGAIRRLSNLFEIYSIPNQGTALLVHFWSNSIPQPPENALEIGIVCLPKIGENVSGDAWAYKVDHHRSLLLVADGLGHGPAAASAALAAVKIFQEDDHRSPGAIIEAAHAALRSTRGAVLAIAEIDFEQECLRFAGIGNIAASMISFTEDQSLLSYNGTVGHEIRKIKEFTYPWVANRLLIMHSDGLDTKWRLDRYPGLSQNHPSLIAGVLYRDFNRERDDVTVLVAKEIIRN; translated from the coding sequence ATGCAAGAATCTATTGCGATCGCAATTACTGAATCCAGCCAGACTGGTGAAGCTCGACGGGTCGCGATCGCTCTTGCAACTCGGCTTGGTTTTCAAGAAACTGAAAGGGGTAAAGTTGGTATCGTGGTGACAGAGATCGCCAGCAATTTGATCCAGCACGGCCATGGTGGCGTGTTATTGCTCAGAGCGATCCAGCATCATTCAGTTGTCGGTATTGAGATTTTATCCCTAGATAAAGGACGAGGAATGGTTGATGTGGATGAGTGTTTGCAAGATGGCTTTTCCACAGCCGGAACTTTAGGTCATGGACTGGGTGCAATTCGTCGCCTCTCTAATTTATTTGAAATCTACTCCATTCCTAACCAAGGGACGGCACTCCTCGTTCACTTCTGGTCAAACTCGATACCCCAGCCACCTGAAAATGCTTTAGAAATTGGGATAGTCTGTTTGCCCAAAATAGGGGAGAATGTCTCTGGAGATGCCTGGGCTTATAAAGTTGACCATCACCGTAGTCTGTTGCTAGTGGCCGATGGCTTAGGGCATGGGCCTGCAGCTGCGAGTGCTGCGTTAGCAGCCGTGAAAATCTTTCAAGAAGATGATCACCGTTCTCCTGGTGCGATTATCGAGGCCGCACACGCCGCCTTGCGAAGTACACGCGGAGCAGTCCTCGCCATTGCGGAAATCGATTTTGAACAAGAATGCTTGCGCTTTGCTGGTATCGGTAACATTGCTGCTAGCATGATCTCTTTTACCGAAGACCAAAGTCTGCTATCTTATAACGGCACGGTAGGTCATGAAATTCGCAAAATTAAAGAGTTTACCTATCCCTGGGTTGCTAACAGACTTTTAATTATGCATTCTGACGGATTAGACACTAAATGGCGGCTTGATCGCTATCCAGGTTTGAGTCAAAACCACCCCAGCCTGATTGCAGGTGTATTATACCGAGATTTTAACCGAGAGCGAGACGATGTGACGGTTTTAGTAGCTAAGGAAATAATTCGTAATTAA
- a CDS encoding DUF3288 family protein: MTESSGSKDQQHPLYNRDRPFIDILLAQEATDYNLAELARLRIRYQGFPGARDIQKDLDKVLQQWSLSEAELFAKTRQLHDVGGIYQSRGKKEEQDWN; this comes from the coding sequence ATGACAGAATCATCCGGAAGTAAAGACCAACAACATCCCCTCTACAACCGCGATCGCCCCTTTATTGATATTCTACTAGCTCAAGAGGCGACGGACTATAATTTGGCAGAACTCGCCAGATTACGAATTCGCTATCAAGGCTTTCCCGGCGCCAGAGACATTCAAAAAGATTTAGATAAAGTCTTACAGCAGTGGAGTTTGAGCGAAGCCGAATTATTTGCAAAAACTCGTCAGTTACACGACGTGGGCGGAATTTATCAAAGTCGGGGAAAAAAAGAAGAACAAGATTGGAATTAG
- a CDS encoding ATP-dependent Clp protease ATP-binding subunit: MFEHFTSEAIKVIMLAQEEARRLGHNFVGTEQILLGLMGEGTGVAAKVLSELGVTLKDARREVEKIIGRGSGFVPPEIPFTPKVKNLFEQSFKEANSLGHNYINTEHILLGLSEAGEGVAAKVLQNLGVDLRTLRSAVIRRLGEDTTVTAGGGQRRTQNLSLEEFGRNLTKMAQEGRLDPVVGRQQEIERAIQILGRRTKNNPVLIGEPGVGKTAIAEGLAQRIINQDVPEVLLDKQVISLDMGLVVAGTRFRGDFEERLKKIMDEIRSVGNIILVIDEVHTLVGAGGTEGGLDAANILKPALARGELQCIGATTLDEYRQHIERDAALERRFQPILVGEPSVAETVQILYGLRGAYEQHHKVQISDAAVVAAAELSDRYISDRFLPDKAIDLIDEAGSRVRLRNSQISANKELKRELAAVIKAKNDAVRIQDFDKATQLRDQELQLTAQLHPDSQNVNIPVVDEEDIAQIVASWTGVPVNKLTESESELLLHLEDTLHQRLIGQEQAVTAVSRAIRRARVGLKNPNRPIASFIFSGPTGVGKTELAKALAAYFFGAEDSMIRLDMSEYMESHTVSKLIGSPPGYVGYDEGGQLTEAVRRKPYTVLLFDEIEKAHPDVFNMLLQLLDDGHLTDAKGRKVDFKNTLIILTSNIGSKVIEKGGSGLGFEFDNQAEASYNRIRSLVNEELKAYFRPEFLNRLDDIIVFTQLSKDEVKQIAEIMLNDVASRLTERGITLEVAESFKERVVQEGYDPSYGARPLRRAIMRLLEDSLAEALLAGKISNGDRAIVDVDDDGQVRVQKSEKRELLLANIG; the protein is encoded by the coding sequence ATGTTTGAACACTTTACTTCCGAAGCAATTAAAGTAATTATGCTCGCTCAGGAGGAGGCTCGTCGCCTGGGACACAATTTTGTAGGAACCGAGCAAATTCTCCTGGGCTTGATGGGAGAAGGAACTGGGGTTGCTGCTAAGGTGCTGTCCGAATTGGGCGTAACTCTTAAAGACGCGCGTCGGGAAGTAGAAAAAATTATTGGTAGAGGTTCTGGCTTTGTACCACCAGAAATTCCTTTCACCCCCAAGGTCAAAAACCTGTTTGAGCAATCGTTTAAAGAAGCCAACAGCTTAGGGCACAACTACATTAACACCGAACACATACTTTTGGGCTTGAGCGAAGCTGGTGAAGGTGTCGCCGCTAAAGTTTTGCAGAATCTGGGAGTTGACCTCAGAACCCTACGCAGTGCGGTGATTCGCCGTTTGGGTGAAGACACAACTGTTACCGCTGGTGGTGGTCAAAGACGTACCCAAAATCTTAGTTTAGAAGAATTTGGCAGAAATTTAACCAAAATGGCGCAAGAAGGCAGGCTTGACCCGGTGGTTGGTCGCCAGCAAGAAATTGAGCGCGCTATCCAAATTCTTGGTCGTCGCACAAAGAATAACCCCGTGTTGATTGGTGAACCAGGGGTGGGGAAAACAGCGATCGCCGAAGGTCTTGCCCAGCGTATTATTAACCAAGATGTGCCAGAAGTTTTGCTAGACAAGCAAGTTATCAGTCTCGATATGGGCTTGGTGGTGGCTGGAACTCGCTTCCGGGGCGATTTTGAAGAACGCCTGAAAAAAATCATGGATGAAATCCGCTCTGTGGGTAACATCATCCTGGTAATTGATGAAGTTCATACCCTGGTTGGCGCTGGTGGGACAGAAGGTGGTTTGGATGCAGCGAATATCCTCAAGCCAGCTTTGGCGCGGGGCGAACTTCAATGCATCGGTGCGACTACTTTAGATGAGTACCGCCAACACATCGAACGAGATGCAGCTTTGGAACGGCGCTTCCAGCCGATTTTGGTAGGAGAACCCTCTGTTGCTGAAACAGTACAAATTCTCTACGGTTTGCGCGGTGCTTATGAACAGCACCACAAAGTCCAGATTTCCGATGCTGCGGTAGTCGCTGCGGCTGAATTGTCAGACCGCTATATTAGCGATCGCTTTTTACCAGATAAAGCCATAGACTTAATTGATGAGGCTGGTTCCCGCGTCCGCTTACGCAACTCGCAAATTTCCGCCAACAAAGAACTCAAGCGCGAGTTAGCCGCCGTCATCAAAGCCAAAAACGACGCCGTGAGAATCCAGGATTTTGACAAAGCTACCCAGTTACGTGACCAGGAATTGCAACTCACAGCCCAGTTACACCCTGACTCACAAAATGTCAATATTCCCGTTGTCGATGAGGAAGACATCGCCCAAATCGTCGCCTCTTGGACAGGAGTTCCCGTCAACAAGCTCACCGAATCAGAATCAGAGTTACTGTTGCATTTGGAAGACACCCTGCATCAACGCCTTATCGGTCAAGAACAAGCAGTTACCGCTGTCTCCCGCGCCATTCGTAGAGCGAGAGTCGGGTTAAAGAACCCCAATCGTCCTATCGCTAGCTTCATTTTCTCCGGTCCCACAGGTGTTGGGAAAACAGAACTAGCCAAAGCCTTAGCCGCTTACTTCTTCGGTGCGGAAGATTCCATGATTCGCTTGGATATGTCTGAATACATGGAAAGCCACACCGTATCCAAGCTGATTGGTTCACCACCAGGTTATGTAGGCTACGACGAAGGGGGACAACTCACAGAAGCTGTACGCCGCAAACCCTACACAGTGCTGCTATTCGACGAAATCGAAAAAGCGCACCCCGATGTATTTAATATGCTGTTGCAGCTGTTAGATGACGGTCATCTTACTGATGCTAAAGGTCGCAAGGTAGACTTCAAGAACACCTTGATTATTTTGACCTCTAACATTGGTTCTAAGGTGATTGAAAAAGGAGGTAGTGGTTTAGGCTTTGAATTTGACAACCAAGCTGAAGCTAGTTACAACCGCATCCGCTCTTTGGTGAATGAAGAACTCAAAGCTTACTTCCGTCCAGAGTTCCTCAACCGTCTTGATGATATTATTGTCTTCACTCAACTTTCTAAGGATGAAGTCAAGCAAATCGCCGAGATTATGTTAAATGATGTTGCTAGCCGCTTGACAGAAAGGGGAATCACTCTAGAAGTTGCGGAGAGCTTCAAAGAGCGCGTAGTCCAAGAAGGTTATGACCCCAGTTACGGAGCTAGACCATTACGTCGCGCGATTATGCGCCTGTTGGAAGACTCCCTTGCCGAAGCATTACTGGCTGGTAAGATTAGCAATGGTGATAGAGCGATCGTCGATGTTGATGACGATGGTCAGGTGAGAGTACAAAAGTCAGAAAAAAGAGAGTTACTCTTGGCAAATATTGGCTAA
- a CDS encoding AI-2E family transporter: MNIPLNQLLKWLILTLLFPAIFLNGWLVFKLFHYFQPLVTILVLAALFAFILNYPVSGLEKRGFKRNYAVALVFIFSLVVLLALGIVVLPIILEQFQEMAKLLPQWIDSSVKEIHIFNNWASNYGLKVNFGEIFTQITNRLPNEFEYFSDKIFSVVIDTIDSISEGLVTVVLTFYLLLDGAKIWELISQKLPWRLSLQVSKSIQQNFQNYLIGQVSLALLMGVSQTLMFLAFQVHFALLFGLGVGLLSLIPFGDVISLIVIIFILATHDFWLAVKIFVAAVIIDQLIDQAIAPRILGKITGIRPIWVIISLLIGTYIGGLLGLLIAVPIAGVIKDAVEGFAAVAEYPDTVVAQEVTQLLAEE; encoded by the coding sequence ATGAATATACCCCTGAATCAACTGTTGAAATGGTTAATTTTAACGCTGCTGTTTCCAGCAATTTTTCTCAACGGCTGGCTAGTATTTAAACTGTTTCACTATTTCCAACCTTTGGTAACAATTCTGGTTTTAGCAGCTTTATTCGCATTTATTTTAAACTACCCTGTCTCCGGTTTAGAAAAGCGCGGATTTAAACGTAATTATGCAGTAGCATTAGTTTTCATCTTCAGTCTGGTGGTTTTGTTGGCTTTGGGTATTGTTGTTTTGCCAATTATTCTCGAGCAATTTCAGGAAATGGCTAAACTGCTACCCCAGTGGATTGATTCTAGCGTCAAAGAAATACATATTTTTAATAATTGGGCGTCAAATTACGGATTAAAAGTCAATTTTGGGGAAATATTCACACAAATCACCAATCGCTTACCTAATGAATTTGAATATTTTTCAGATAAAATTTTCAGCGTAGTTATCGATACAATCGACAGCATTTCTGAAGGATTAGTTACTGTAGTATTAACTTTTTATTTATTATTAGATGGGGCAAAAATTTGGGAATTAATATCGCAAAAGCTACCATGGCGCTTGAGTCTACAAGTAAGCAAATCTATTCAGCAAAATTTTCAAAATTATTTAATTGGTCAAGTTAGTTTGGCTTTACTGATGGGAGTTTCACAAACATTGATGTTTTTAGCCTTCCAAGTTCATTTCGCTTTACTCTTTGGTTTAGGTGTAGGGCTTTTGAGCTTAATTCCTTTTGGTGATGTTATTAGCTTGATAGTTATTATTTTCATCCTCGCTACCCATGACTTTTGGTTAGCTGTGAAGATTTTCGTAGCAGCGGTGATTATTGACCAATTAATCGATCAAGCGATCGCTCCCCGGATTTTAGGTAAAATTACAGGCATTAGACCTATATGGGTAATCATTTCTCTGTTAATCGGAACCTACATCGGTGGATTACTAGGGTTGCTAATTGCTGTACCCATAGCTGGTGTGATTAAAGATGCGGTCGAGGGTTTTGCTGCTGTTGCTGAATATCCTGATACCGTCGTCGCACAAGAAGTCACACAATTGTTAGCCGAAGAGTAA
- a CDS encoding DUF655 domain-containing protein codes for MQLTPIYKYFFYIFVLIFPLSACQVVKSDHRRSVNLPQDPFIQVKFNHTASVEFSEPYRQQIRQGDNLEQSIIDAIYSAKSTIDIAVQELRLPGIAQAIAAKHKAGVKIRIILENSYSRPWSSFSPQEISKLQPRERERYQDFFKFVDINKDNQISQEEIHQKDALAIIQQAKVPWLDDTADGSDGSSLMHHKFVVVDNRFVIITSANFTFSDIFGDFNNYSSLGNANNLLQIDSPELASLFTEEFNIMWGDGPKGKPDSRFGVKKPLRLPKTITLGDNLITIQFSPTSPTQPWTKSSNGLIGKTLESSTKSIDMALFVFSEQRLANILENRHQQNVVIRALIEPQFAYRHYSEALDMMGVALSDKCQHEVDNQPWQNPITTVGVPTLPKGDLLHHKFAVIDQETVITGSHNWSDAANLGNDETAIVIKNPVVAAHYVREFARLYSTVKLGLPPKIESKITTKKEQCPQIKNPTKYDNQIIKPLNINTATLAELETLPGVGKKLARKIILIRQQQKFTSLQDLERVPGVSAKMTTKWIDYLVW; via the coding sequence GTGCAACTTACTCCTATCTATAAGTATTTTTTTTATATCTTTGTACTGATATTTCCCCTCAGCGCATGTCAAGTGGTTAAATCTGATCATCGCCGTTCGGTAAATTTACCACAAGACCCGTTTATTCAAGTTAAATTTAACCATACTGCATCTGTCGAATTTTCTGAACCTTATCGTCAACAAATTCGTCAGGGAGACAATTTAGAACAGTCAATTATTGATGCTATTTATTCAGCTAAATCAACAATTGATATAGCCGTGCAAGAATTACGTTTACCGGGAATTGCTCAAGCGATCGCCGCTAAACACAAAGCCGGAGTAAAAATAAGAATCATTTTAGAAAATTCCTATAGTCGCCCTTGGAGTAGTTTTTCTCCTCAGGAAATAAGTAAACTACAGCCGAGGGAACGGGAGCGTTATCAGGATTTTTTTAAATTTGTAGATATTAATAAAGATAATCAAATTAGTCAAGAGGAAATTCATCAAAAAGATGCTTTAGCTATTATCCAACAAGCGAAAGTACCTTGGTTAGATGATACTGCAGATGGCTCAGATGGTAGTAGTTTAATGCATCATAAATTTGTAGTTGTCGATAATAGATTTGTAATTATTACGTCGGCAAATTTCACATTTAGTGATATTTTTGGCGATTTTAACAATTATAGTAGCTTAGGTAATGCCAATAATTTATTACAAATTGACAGTCCAGAATTAGCATCTTTATTCACAGAAGAATTTAATATTATGTGGGGTGATGGCCCTAAAGGAAAGCCCGATAGTCGATTTGGTGTGAAAAAACCGCTGCGTTTACCCAAAACCATTACTTTAGGCGACAACTTAATCACTATTCAGTTTTCGCCGACATCTCCAACTCAACCGTGGACTAAAAGCAGTAATGGCTTAATTGGTAAAACTTTAGAGTCTAGTACCAAATCTATTGATATGGCATTATTTGTATTTTCTGAGCAACGACTTGCTAATATTTTAGAAAATCGGCATCAACAAAATGTAGTAATTCGGGCTTTAATTGAGCCACAATTTGCCTATCGTCATTATAGCGAAGCTTTGGATATGATGGGGGTGGCTTTGAGCGATAAATGTCAACACGAAGTAGATAATCAGCCTTGGCAAAATCCGATTACTACGGTGGGTGTACCTACCTTACCCAAAGGCGATTTACTACATCATAAATTTGCTGTCATTGATCAAGAAACAGTTATCACCGGGTCACATAATTGGTCAGATGCAGCCAATTTAGGTAATGATGAGACAGCGATAGTTATTAAAAATCCTGTAGTAGCCGCTCATTATGTACGCGAGTTTGCTCGGCTTTATTCTACCGTGAAATTAGGCTTACCACCAAAGATAGAAAGTAAAATTACAACAAAAAAAGAACAGTGTCCCCAGATAAAAAATCCTACAAAGTATGATAATCAAATAATTAAACCGCTAAATATTAACACAGCAACACTAGCAGAATTAGAAACACTTCCCGGAGTAGGAAAAAAGTTAGCGCGAAAGATAATTCTTATCCGTCAGCAGCAAAAATTTACATCTCTACAAGATTTAGAACGAGTTCCTGGAGTGAGTGCGAAAATGACTACCAAATGGATAGATTACTTAGTCTGGTAG
- a CDS encoding cysteine desulfurase family protein yields MQIYLDYSATTPPRPEAIAAMQTVLTQQWGNPSSVHEWGNRAATIVEQARTQVAGLINAPVPESIIFTSGGTEADNLAIMGVARWYTAPQHMIISSIEHSAIAEPVRLLERWGWEVTRLGVDVKGRVNSLDLKAALQDNTVLVSVIYGQSEIGTVQPIAELGNIARTHGVLFHTDAVQAAGRLPIDVQVLPVDLLSLSSHKLYGLQGAGALYVRPGVELLPLLGGGGQEMGLRSGTQATPIIAAFGVAAALAAQELAQETPRLIKLRDRLFTHLADIPGLIPTGDLEHRLPHHVSLCLESADGEKLSGKTLVRQMNLAGIGISAGSACHSGKLSPSPILLAMGYAEKAALGGIRLTLGRDTTAADVDWVAMVLKQVLQRLI; encoded by the coding sequence ATGCAAATATATTTAGATTACAGTGCTACCACTCCCCCGCGCCCAGAAGCGATCGCCGCTATGCAAACAGTCTTAACTCAACAATGGGGTAATCCTTCTAGTGTGCATGAATGGGGAAACCGAGCTGCAACAATTGTCGAACAAGCTAGAACACAAGTAGCGGGATTAATTAACGCCCCAGTTCCTGAATCAATTATTTTTACTTCTGGTGGTACGGAAGCAGATAATCTAGCGATTATGGGTGTGGCGAGGTGGTATACTGCACCCCAACACATGATTATTTCTAGTATTGAACACTCAGCAATTGCGGAACCAGTGCGGTTGTTGGAAAGGTGGGGTTGGGAAGTGACCCGCTTGGGTGTGGATGTCAAAGGTAGGGTCAACTCCCTCGATTTAAAAGCTGCATTGCAAGATAATACAGTATTAGTTTCCGTAATTTACGGTCAGAGTGAAATTGGTACAGTCCAACCGATCGCTGAGTTAGGAAATATTGCCCGCACACATGGGGTTTTGTTTCATACAGATGCAGTACAAGCTGCAGGCAGATTACCAATTGATGTGCAAGTATTACCTGTAGATTTACTGAGTCTATCTAGTCATAAATTATATGGTCTGCAAGGTGCAGGCGCGCTATATGTGCGTCCTGGTGTAGAGTTGTTACCTTTATTGGGTGGTGGTGGACAAGAAATGGGGTTACGTTCTGGTACCCAAGCCACACCGATAATTGCTGCATTTGGCGTCGCAGCAGCATTAGCAGCCCAAGAACTAGCGCAGGAAACACCCCGGTTAATAAAGTTACGCGATCGCTTATTCACGCACTTAGCCGATATTCCCGGTTTAATTCCCACAGGCGATTTAGAACACCGTCTACCCCACCACGTCAGTCTGTGCTTAGAATCCGCCGATGGTGAGAAACTCAGCGGTAAAACTCTCGTGCGACAAATGAACCTAGCAGGTATCGGTATCAGCGCCGGCTCTGCTTGTCATAGTGGTAAACTTAGTCCCAGTCCCATACTTTTAGCTATGGGCTATGCTGAGAAAGCCGCCTTGGGGGGAATTCGCCTAACTCTGGGGCGCGACACCACCGCTGCTGATGTTGACTGGGTAGCGATGGTGTTGAAGCAAGTTTTGCAGCGGTTGATCTAA
- a CDS encoding antitoxin, with translation MNIAKLATEGTRQIVILPEDFQLTGNEVYIKKVGNAIVLIAKDNPWQSLIDSLDNFSDDFMTTRDQPIADTRENF, from the coding sequence ATGAACATCGCCAAACTCGCTACTGAAGGTACTCGCCAGATCGTCATTTTACCAGAAGATTTTCAACTTACTGGGAATGAAGTTTATATTAAAAAAGTTGGTAACGCCATTGTTCTCATTGCCAAAGATAACCCCTGGCAATCGCTTATTGATAGTCTGGACAATTTCTCCGACGATTTCATGACTACCAGAGATCAGCCAATTGCAGACACCAGAGAGAACTTTTAA
- the vapC gene encoding type II toxin-antitoxin system tRNA(fMet)-specific endonuclease VapC, translated as MQYLLDTNICIYLIKQKPQKVLDKFKTLTISDVGISAITVAELEYGVAKSQQKEKNRAALEQFILTLEVVEFNQVSATIYGSIRSDLEKKGLIIGAMDMLIAAQALSLGMILVTNNVREFSRIPMLSLENWVE; from the coding sequence ATGCAATATCTGCTTGATACCAACATCTGTATTTATCTCATCAAGCAAAAACCTCAAAAAGTGTTAGATAAATTTAAAACATTGACTATCTCTGATGTCGGTATTTCTGCTATTACTGTTGCCGAACTCGAATACGGAGTCGCAAAAAGCCAACAAAAAGAGAAGAACCGCGCCGCTTTAGAGCAATTTATACTAACCCTTGAAGTTGTGGAATTCAATCAAGTATCTGCGACAATTTACGGTAGTATCAGAAGCGATCTAGAAAAAAAAGGATTGATAATTGGCGCGATGGATATGCTAATTGCTGCTCAGGCACTGAGCTTGGGCATGATACTTGTTACTAATAATGTCCGAGAATTTTCTCGTATTCCTATGCTCTCATTAGAAAATTGGGTTGAATAA